DNA sequence from the Fibrobacter sp. genome:
CGAATACAATGGTCTGAGTCCGGATTCAGTTCTTATGCCCGGAGATACAATAAAGATCATAAAGGCAGGTGAAAAGTGAGAATTATTCAGCGTCTTGTCATCGCACTGATTCTGCTGGCTCCGGTGATGCTGGGGATTTTTATTCTTTTGAGCCCAGGATTCGACAAGGATAGAGGAATCGCAGGAGGATTCAAGAAGATCGGACTTGTGCGGATTGAGGGTGTGATAAGTGAGTCTTACAGTATTGTCAAGCAACTGCGGTCATTTCGTTTTGATAATTCAATAGCGGGTATTCTGATACGGGTAGATTCTCCAGGCGGCAGTGTTGCTCCTTCTCAGGAGATCTACAGTGAGATTTCCAAAATAGAAAAGCCGGTAATTGTGAGCATGGGAAACCTGGCCGCATCGGGTGGTTATTATGTTTCCAGTCCTGCAAGGAGGATATTTGCTGATCCCGGCACTCTGACTGGAAGTATCGGAGTGATCTTTTCTTTACCGCTTGTGGAAGAGTTATCAAAGAAAATCGGTATTGAAATGAGAATCCTGACAGCAGGGAAGTACAAGGATCTCACCAGCATTTACAGGGAAATGTCTGATGGTGAAAGGAAGATACTTCAGTCTTTGCTTGATGATACTCACGATCAGTTTATAAGCGATGTAGCGAAGGCGCGGAAAATGAGCAAGGATTCGGTATCGGCGATAGCTGACGGGAGGATCTTTACCGGAAGGCAGGCAATAGAGGTGGGTCTGGTGGATACCCTGGGAGGGTTTGAAGAGGCACTGGACTATTTAAGGGAGACTTCAGGTCTTAGCCGTAAAGCAAAAGTAGTAGAGAGAAGAGAGAGGATCACTGCTTTCCGGAAGTGGATTGTAGAGGAAATAGCCGATATTTTTCCTCAGCTTCAGAGCCTTCTTTCCCCACCGGGACCCCAGTATCTGTTTTATCCCGGAAGCTGACATTTGTGGAAAATGCGGGACTGCTCACAATTTATCTGGCGTCAGAGTATTGTCAATATTAATATTAAAGGTTAAATTATAGAACTCATGATACTTGATGGTATCTTTTTGTAATCTATATCCAAGGAGGAAAAAATGGGCATTCAAAATCTTCTCGATGAAGTAGAAGTTCTCAAACAGGAATACGAAAAGTTTGAACGTGGGAACAAATCTGCTGGAACCCGTGCTCGTAAGAGCCTCCAGAACATCAAAAAAATCGCACAGGATCTGCGGGTAGAGATACAGGAAGCAAAGAAATCCGAATAATTTTTAATATGATTACAGAAGAGGAGGTTATCAGGACTTAGCGTCTGAAAAGAACCCCCTCTTTTTTTATATGTTCTTCTGATTTCAAGTCTCTCCTTCTGGTGAGTACATTCCAATACAAAGCCTGAAATATTTCCCTCGAAGTCTCGTTGAAATACAAATGAGGTTACAGATAATTCTGCAATTGAGTGACAATTTTCAGGTACACTGAACCGTACTCTGTTTCTTTCAGAATTGTATGCGTATTATGGCGCCATTGGACAGTAAATATTTGATGTATCATTATTTCCCGGAGAGAAAATTGTTTATTTCAAAGAAAAAGCCTGGTACGGTTGACAATCATTTATCCGGAAAACCATTTTTTAAAACCCTGCAAAACTGTTTACCTAATCATTCATCTTTGTTCAAATATGGTGGTGTACGATGAGTTCAACAAACAATCATTTCATGTTAGAGGTTAAGAACCTCAACAAGAAGTTTGGTGAAGTACATGCAGTCCGTAACCTGAATTTCCAGATCAAAAAGGGTGAGATCTTCGGGTTCCTGGGTCCAAACGGTGCAGGTAAATCCACAACTATGCGTATGATTACCTGTTACATCCCGCCTTCATCCGGATCTATTCAGGTAGATGGACACGATACTCTGACTGAGGGGTTGCCTGTCCGCAAAAAGATCGGATACCTGCCTGAGAACAATCCTCTGTACAATGATATGAAGGTACAGGAATACCTGAGCTTTGTAGGCGAGATACGGGGAATAAAGGGCAGCAGCCTTAAGAAGAGGATCGATGAGCTTTTTGCGATCTGCGGGTTGAACAAGATGGCTCAGAGGCAGATTGGCAAACTCTCAAAAGGGTATCGTCAGAGAGTGGGTCTTGCCCAGGCGATGATGCACAACCCTGATCTTCTGATTCTTGACGAGCCGATGTCAGGTCTTGATCCCAACCAGATAATCGAGATCAGACATTTGATAAAGAGCCTTGGTCAGGAAAAGACAGTTATCTACTGTTCTCATATCCTTTCAGAGGTTAGTGCGACCTGTAACCGTATTCTTATTATCAATGAGGGGCAGATAGTGGCTACCGGTACTCCGGACGAGCTCACATCAAGGTCAAGCAAAGGCAACCGTTATCTGACAAGAATAAAGGGCGACCGTGCGGACATTGAAGGCAAGCTCTCATCTATTCCGGGAGTAAGCGGGGTTCAGGTGGTCAATGTCGCCTCAGAGTGGGTTACCGCTGAAGTCATAGCCACACAGGATGATATAGGCGAAGCGATTTTCAGATGTGTAGTGGACAACGGACTCAGCCTTGCGGAGTTGAAGAGAGAATCTGCAAGCCTGGAAGATGTATTCACACAATTGACGAGGGGATAATCCATGAGCAGTATACTTACTATCTTCAAAAAAGAATTCAAGTCATTTTTTATCTCTCCTATAGCCTATGTGTTTATCACTGTTTACCTGGTGATAACAGGATTTCTGTTTTTCCAGAGTTTCTTTTTAATCAACCAGGCGGATATGAGAGGTTATTTCAGCCTTCTTCCCTGGGTTTTTCTGTTTTTTGTACCGGCGATCACGATGAGGAGCTGGGCAGAAGAGAAGAAAGTAAAGACACTGGAACTTCTTCTTTCCTGGCCGGTAAGTGATTTCCAGGTGGTATTTGGAAAATTTCTGGCAGCATTCGGATTCCTTTCCATTGCCATTCTCCTCTCGGTCACCATTCCCATTACAATCTCAATACTTGGTTCACCTGATCCCGGTCCCATAATCGGTGGTTATATGGGAGCGCTTCTGATGGGAGCGGCCTATCTTTCCATCGGGCTCTGGGTGTCATCCTACACTGAAAACCAGATCGTGGCTTTTATCCTGGGAGTTGTGGTTACATTTGTTTTCTTCTTCATAGGCAGCCCGTTTGTCACCATGGTTGCGCCATCGTGGCTGGTTCCGATAATGAATTATATCGGTCTGGGAAATCACTTTGAGAGTATCGAAAGAGGTGTTATCGACAGCCGTGATATTCTTTATTATTTATCAATAACAGGCTTTTTTCTGTTCTTGAATGTACAGTCATTAGGCAGCAGGAAGTGGGAATAAACCTATTCTGAAGGAAACGGAAACACAATTATGGAAGCAAAAAAAATTAAAAATCGCACACAGCTCCTGATTTACATACTTGTGATTCTGGGGTTGCTTGTTGTTGTCAATTACCTCGGTACAAAATGGTTCAAGAGAATCGATATGACAGAAGGTAAGGAATACAGTATCTCCGCTTCTACAAAGAAGATACTGAAAAACCTCGATGACATAGTGAACATCAAGGTCTATTTCTCCAAAAACCTTCCTCCAAACCTGACGAAAGTCGCCACTGATGTCAAAGACATTCTCTCAGAATACAAAGCTTACGCCGGCAAGAATCTCAGGATTACCTGGGAAGATCCCGCTGAGAACGATGATGCCAGATCGATGGCCAGATCTTTAGGTATTCCCGAAGTTCAGATGCAGACCTTTGAGAAGGACAAGGCGCAGGTAATAAATGGGTATCTTGGTATCGCTGTTCTCTACGAGGATAAAAAAGAAACTCTTCCGGTCGTACAGAATCTTCAGAACCTCGAATACGACCTGACAATGGCAGTGATGAAGGTGTCACGCAAGTCAATACCAAAAATCGGTATTCTCAAAATAGACACTCTTCCGCCCAAGCCTCCGTTTATGCAGCAAGCTCCAAACAGCATTCCGGAGACCACAGAGGAAAAACTGGCTCAAGCCTATGAAAATCTCCGTACAAACTATGAGGTTGTAACTGTTGACCTTTCAAAAGGCGACCCTGTTGACAGCACCCTGAAGACTCTGATAATCCCAGGTGTTGCCAACATGACAGAGCGCAAAATTTTCGAAATCGATCAGTATTTCATGAAGGGTGGAAATC
Encoded proteins:
- a CDS encoding ABC transporter permease subunit; amino-acid sequence: MSSILTIFKKEFKSFFISPIAYVFITVYLVITGFLFFQSFFLINQADMRGYFSLLPWVFLFFVPAITMRSWAEEKKVKTLELLLSWPVSDFQVVFGKFLAAFGFLSIAILLSVTIPITISILGSPDPGPIIGGYMGALLMGAAYLSIGLWVSSYTENQIVAFILGVVVTFVFFFIGSPFVTMVAPSWLVPIMNYIGLGNHFESIERGVIDSRDILYYLSITGFFLFLNVQSLGSRKWE
- a CDS encoding ATP-binding cassette domain-containing protein, with the protein product MLEVKNLNKKFGEVHAVRNLNFQIKKGEIFGFLGPNGAGKSTTMRMITCYIPPSSGSIQVDGHDTLTEGLPVRKKIGYLPENNPLYNDMKVQEYLSFVGEIRGIKGSSLKKRIDELFAICGLNKMAQRQIGKLSKGYRQRVGLAQAMMHNPDLLILDEPMSGLDPNQIIEIRHLIKSLGQEKTVIYCSHILSEVSATCNRILIINEGQIVATGTPDELTSRSSKGNRYLTRIKGDRADIEGKLSSIPGVSGVQVVNVASEWVTAEVIATQDDIGEAIFRCVVDNGLSLAELKRESASLEDVFTQLTRG
- the sppA gene encoding signal peptide peptidase SppA; protein product: MRIIQRLVIALILLAPVMLGIFILLSPGFDKDRGIAGGFKKIGLVRIEGVISESYSIVKQLRSFRFDNSIAGILIRVDSPGGSVAPSQEIYSEISKIEKPVIVSMGNLAASGGYYVSSPARRIFADPGTLTGSIGVIFSLPLVEELSKKIGIEMRILTAGKYKDLTSIYREMSDGERKILQSLLDDTHDQFISDVAKARKMSKDSVSAIADGRIFTGRQAIEVGLVDTLGGFEEALDYLRETSGLSRKAKVVERRERITAFRKWIVEEIADIFPQLQSLLSPPGPQYLFYPGS